The window GAAGGCCTGGATGTTTCCGCCGGCATCAAGCTATGCCCCAAGGCGCGAGCTGCGGTTGTGACGCCTTCTCATCAATTTCCACTCGGCGTGACCATGACCGCTCAGCGGCGTTTTCAGTTGTTGGATTGGGCTCAAAACACGGGCTCGTGGATTATCGAAGACGACTATGACAGCGAATATCGATATGAGAGCTCACCAATCGCATCTTTGCAGGGGCTCGATGTAAATGCGCGCGTGATCTATATCGGAACTTTCAGCAAGGTTTTATTTCCGTCGGTGCGTCTCGGATACATGGTCATTCCGCCAGATCTTGTCGACCATTTTATGGTCATGCGTCGCGCGATGGACCTTGGAACGCCGACTTTTTATCAGGACGTGCTGACAGACTTTATTGGTGAAGGACATTTTGCGCGCCACCTTCGACGAATGCGCGTTCTTTATCAAGAGCGAAGGACTGTGCTGGTGAATAGCCTTCGCAAGGAGCTAGGATCTACCGTCGACGTGATAGGAAGTGAAGCCGGCATGCATCTTACCGTGACGCTTCCGCCGGGGACCGATGACGTGGAGATTGGTGAGCGAGCGGCTCGGCAGAATCTTTGGGTCTGGCCGCTCTCCACGACGTATTTTGGCCAGACGACTCGCCCGGGCTTCATTCTGGGGTTTGGCAGTACGGATGTATCTGACATTCCACATGGCGTTGAAAAGCTTTATAGCCTCCTGGCTGGCAAATGATCTGCTTAAATCTCTCGACGTTTCGCTAGAAGTGTATGACGTAGGTGTAAAGCAGAACTATGAGACCGACGATGCCGGCCAGGAATGCACTGTGTTTTAGAGTGAAGCGGAAGAGCTTTGCCTGCTCTGACTGTGTAAGGCCGGTGGCGGCAGCTGCAATCGCGATACTTTGTAGACTGATCATCTTTCCCATGACTCCGCCCGAGGAGTTTGCCGCTGCCAACAGAACAGGGTCGAAGCCGAGACGATTTGCAGTGACTACCTGGAGGTTGCCGAAGAGTGCATTTGCCGAAGTGTCCGAGCCGGTGAGAAAGACGCCTATCCAGCCGAGTAATGCGCTGAAGAAAGGAAAGGCGCGACCGGTAGCCGAGAAGGCGAGTCCAAGCGTGGCCGTCGCGCCGCAGTAGTTCATCAGGAAGGCAAGCGCGATAACTGAAGTTACGGTGATTGTCGGAAGCTTGAGTTGATCGATCGTTTTGCCGATGATGCGGACAAAGTCCCGTAGCCTCATCCTGAGACAGAGTGCGGAGAGCATCGTTGCTACCATGCAAGCGGTGCCTGAGGCAGAGAGCCAGCTAAGACGGTAGACCGCGTGATAGGGCATTGGTGCAGAGACGATCGGCGGCATTCGTTGCACGACGTTATCTAAGTACGGCCAGTGAATGATGATGTCGGTCTTATTCAAAAGCGCCTGAAACGGCAGCCATCCCCAGAGAAGGACACAAAGTACGAGAAGCGCGTAGGGAAGCCATGCGTACAGTATTCTGCCGAGACTATGTGACGTTAGATTTTTACCCTCGCGGCCGGTACTGCTTCCATCTGCATGGGTGCATGTGAAGCGCGTCCACGGGCCTGCTGTCGATGCGATTTCCTCGGTATCGGTTTTGCGGGATCGGAACCAGAGTACGAGTGCAGCCATCGTGGCAATCGCAGCGAGAATATCAGTCAAATGAGGACCGAGGTAGACGGATACGAGGAACTGTATGACGGCAAACGTCATGCCAGCGATGAGAGTGGGAGCCCAGATTCCAGAGAGCGAGCCGAAGCCTCCCATTGCGGCTATCAGATAGACAGGGATAAGAAGCGACATGGGCGTGCAGATGCGTCCTACTGCAGCACTGAGCTGGTCGAGAGGTAAGCCGGTTGTGCCTGCGAGTGTGACCACCGGGATTCCGATGGAGCCAAAGGCTACGGGTGCCGTGTTGGCCAAAAGACAGATTGCAGAGGCGCTAAAGGCGGTGAATTCGAGCCCGATGAGCATTGTGGATGCGATTGCGACCGGGGTTCCAAATCCAGCGGCGCCCTCGAGAAATCCTCCGAAGGCAAACGCGATCAGGAGCGCCTGAAGGCGAGGGTCTGGGGTGAGGCGACCCAAAGAGTCTTTGATGACCTCGAAGTGACCGGTTTCGACCGTAATTCGAAACAGGACGATGGCCCAAAACACGATCCATGAGATAGGAAGGAGGCCGAATGCTACGCCGTTTGCCGCTGCACTGATGGCTGCCTTTACTGGCATGCGGTAGGCCAGTGTTGCTAGCAGGAGTGTGACTGTTAAACCGACAAGGCCCGCTAACCAAGTAGGCTTTCTCATAATGCCTAGCAGGATTAAGAGAACGAGGACAGGTAAGGATGCGAAGACAACAGAGAGTCCCAAGCCTAGTCCGAATGGGTAGTACGTTTGATTCCAGATCACGGCGGTAGTTATCCCTCGGATAGTTGAGCTGCGACGGACCTAACAGGCTGATAGGATGACATGCGAATCTTATCAGTATGTTGAAACGCTTACGGTGAAACGTCTGCTCGTCGGTATCGTGCAGTGTAGATATCGTTCGCTGCCAGATTGAGGTTTAGTCTGTTGCGTTGAGTGGGCGGAGAA is drawn from Edaphobacter lichenicola and contains these coding sequences:
- a CDS encoding L-lactate permease, whose protein sequence is MRKPTWLAGLVGLTVTLLLATLAYRMPVKAAISAAANGVAFGLLPISWIVFWAIVLFRITVETGHFEVIKDSLGRLTPDPRLQALLIAFAFGGFLEGAAGFGTPVAIASTMLIGLEFTAFSASAICLLANTAPVAFGSIGIPVVTLAGTTGLPLDQLSAAVGRICTPMSLLIPVYLIAAMGGFGSLSGIWAPTLIAGMTFAVIQFLVSVYLGPHLTDILAAIATMAALVLWFRSRKTDTEEIASTAGPWTRFTCTHADGSSTGREGKNLTSHSLGRILYAWLPYALLVLCVLLWGWLPFQALLNKTDIIIHWPYLDNVVQRMPPIVSAPMPYHAVYRLSWLSASGTACMVATMLSALCLRMRLRDFVRIIGKTIDQLKLPTITVTSVIALAFLMNYCGATATLGLAFSATGRAFPFFSALLGWIGVFLTGSDTSANALFGNLQVVTANRLGFDPVLLAAANSSGGVMGKMISLQSIAIAAAATGLTQSEQAKLFRFTLKHSAFLAGIVGLIVLLYTYVIHF
- the pdxR gene encoding MocR-like pyridoxine biosynthesis transcription factor PdxR, whose protein sequence is MAIVDGILRPGQRVPSTRALATELRISRLPVLNAYAQLLAEGYFESRVGAGTVICTSLPDRFTVSESTGARSTVARSGPRPVAQRTSILPRRDAPPWVRGWGAFGVGRMAFDQFPLQVWTPLVARHLRNMRANSFHYGEVMGSLALRETVASYLRTARSVRCEASQVMIVTGSQQALDISVRVLLDPGNAVWFEEPGYRLARESFALAGCRLVPVPVDDEGLDVSAGIKLCPKARAAVVTPSHQFPLGVTMTAQRRFQLLDWAQNTGSWIIEDDYDSEYRYESSPIASLQGLDVNARVIYIGTFSKVLFPSVRLGYMVIPPDLVDHFMVMRRAMDLGTPTFYQDVLTDFIGEGHFARHLRRMRVLYQERRTVLVNSLRKELGSTVDVIGSEAGMHLTVTLPPGTDDVEIGERAARQNLWVWPLSTTYFGQTTRPGFILGFGSTDVSDIPHGVEKLYSLLAGK